A portion of the Anthonomus grandis grandis chromosome 19, icAntGran1.3, whole genome shotgun sequence genome contains these proteins:
- the LOC126747394 gene encoding uncharacterized protein LOC126747394, whose product MYHLYNQGQSSPSPTSFPGGREIIWESLRLKGIPESTIPIMLSSIQENTLKQYSTCYKKWWQHCTIKNKNPHSMNFNSILDFIVEQFNLGLSYSSLNSYRSAFILIFTFNESEKKILKRFFKGLYNRNPVRPRYSATWDPHPVLEYLSTLFPLESLSFKDLSLKLTTLLLLTSGQRIQTLSKITLKNIKQKSDAIEIRISDRIKTSGLGKKQPFLVFPYFKNKPELCIASTIKHYIKVTETRRRFINTLILTHMKPYRPASTQTISRWVKDVLGKSGIDTDIFKSHSVRHATTSAAFRCGLDIDLIRITAGWTEKSTVFNTFYNLPLSKNSADFSKCIINNCT is encoded by the exons ATGTATCATCTATACAATCAG GGACAATCATCCCCTTCACCAACATCTTTCCCTGGTGGCCGGGAAATTATCTGGGAATCGCTAAGGCTTAAGGGTATACCAGAATCGACAATCCCAATTATGCTTTCCTCCATACAAGAAAACACATTAAAACAATATAGTACTTGTTACAAAAAATGGTGGCAGCActgtacaataaaaaataaaaatcctcatTCTATGAACTTTAATTCAATATTAGACTTTATAGTCGAACAATTCAATCTGGGCCTTTCTTATTCATCCCTAAACTCATACAGATCAGCTTTCATactaatttttacatttaatgaatcagaaaaaaaaattttaaaaagattctttaaaGGACTATACAATAGAAATCCGGTAAGGCCTAGATATTCAGCAACCTGGGACCCACACCCAGTACTGGAATATTTGTCAACGCTTTTTCCCTTAGAATCCTTATCGTTTAAAGATCTATCTCTTAAATTAACAACTTTGTTGCTTTTAACTTCAGGTCAAAGAATTCAAACTCTCTCTAAAATAACTCtaaagaatattaaacaaaaatctgACGCTATTGAAATTCGCATTTCAGATAGAATCAAAACATCTGGCCTAGGTAAAAAACAACCGTTTTTAGTTttcccatattttaaaaataaacctgaGTTATGTATAGCTTCAACaataaaacattatattaaagtTACAGAAACACGCCGTCGTTTTATTAACACACTTATATTAACTCATATGAAACCATACCGCCCTGCATCAACGCAGACAATAAGTCGATGGGTAAAGGATGTCTTGGGAAAAAGCGGGATAGATACAGATATTTTTAAGTCCCATAGTGTACGTCATGCAACCACATCAGCCGCGTTTAGGTGTGGTTTAGATATAGATCTTATTAGAATTACAGCCGGATGGACTGAAAAATCTActgtttttaatacattttataactTGCCTTTATCTAAAAACTCAgcagatttttcaaaatgtataataaacaACTGTACATAA